In Mytilus edulis chromosome 6, xbMytEdul2.2, whole genome shotgun sequence, the following proteins share a genomic window:
- the LOC139528432 gene encoding heat shock 70 kDa protein 12B-like gives MTESNYLYVAAIDFGTTYSGYAFSSRTDFKRDPLEIHANQSWNAGSTQLASLKTPTCLLLDSDKKFVAFGYEAENEYADLISDQRHGDYFYFSRIKMYLYQNKNLSKDLMIEDISGKSLLALDVFSLSIKALKDHFIERVNKLVKNIQIDDILWVLTVPAIWDDNAKLFMRTSAEQAGIHPNKLRIALEPEAASIYCQTLPTKKSVDADSEIVVAPVGTQYIVVDLGGGTADITVHEKINNGRLKEIYFASGSKCGGTSVDAEFFNLMEKITNPAIMNALKGEHLANYLDLSREFETKKRSIKPNTTGRINMKIPNALNLVCKEQLGQTLKSVIESSDFSSKVSLKGDKIRFEFSLFTSLFQLTIDSLIKLMLDILSEKCCDGITQILLVGGFSQCMLVQKAVKDTFPKLTVIVPKDCDLAVMQGAVMFGHQPNIIAHRIARCTYGFRKKKTFDPAIHDQNHLEIVNGEAKCIGLFDAFLKRKQPIQPGKIFKTMAISRPSEGGEFKLHIFKTEKENPMYTDEEGCSELGVIKVEKPNPTITENIKVQVVLGETEIQVKISGTELGKNHNVTIEMI, from the exons ATGACCGAATCTAATTATCTTTATGTTGCTGCAATAGATTTTGGAACAACTTATTCTGGATATGCGTTTTCTTCCCGTACCGATTTCAAACGAGATCCACTAGAAATCCATGCAAACCAGTCATGGAATGCTGGGAGTACACAACTTGCGTCGCTAAAAACCCCTACATGTCTGCTACTTGATAGTGACAAAAAGTTTGTTGCATTTGGATACGAAGCAGAAAACGAATATGCCGATTTAATTAGTGACCAACGTCATGGAGATTATTTCTACTTTTCCAGAATTAAGATGTACTTATATCAAAACAAG AATTTATCGAAAGATTTAATGATTGAAGATATTAGTGGCAAATCATTATTAGCTTTAGATGTCTTTTCCTTATCAATCAAAGCACTGAAAGATCATTTCATTGAAAGAGTTAATAAACTGGTAAAAAATATCCAAATAGATGATATTCTGTGGGTACTAACAGTGCCAGCCATATGGGATGATAATGCAAAACTGTTTATGAGGACAAGTGCTGAACAG GCAGGTATACATCCAAACAAACTACGTATAGCCCTTGAACCGGAGGCAGCCTCAATTTACTGTCAAACGCTGCCTACTAAAAAAAGTGTTGATGCTGACTCTGAAATAGTTGTTGCTCCGGTAGGCACACAATATATAGTGGTTGACTTGGGAG GTGGCACAGCTGATATAACAGTTcatgaaaaaatcaataatggaagactaaaagaaatatattttgccTCCGGTAGTAAGTGTGGGGGAACATCAGTAGATGCTGAGTTTTTCAATTTGATGGAGAAAATCACCAATCCAGCAATAATGAATGCATTAAAAGGAGAACATCTTGCTAATTACCTTGATCTATCGAGAGAGTTTGAAACTAAGAAGAGATCAATTAAACCTAATACCACTGGGcgaataaatatgaaaataccTAATGCATTGAATCTTGTTTGTAAGGAACAATTGGGACAAACTTTAAAATCCGTTATTGAGTCTTCAGACTTTTCATCAAAAGTGTCACTAAAAGGAGACAAAATAAGATTTGAATTTAGTCTATTCACATCTTTATTTCAGTTAACAATTGATTCTCTGATTAAACTTATGCTAGACATTCTTTCTGAGAAATGTTGCGATGGAATAACTCAAATTCTTTTGGTTGGAGGTTTTTCACAATGCATGCTTGTTCAAAAGGCAGTAAAAGATACCTTTCCCAAACTTACAGTTATCGTGCCAAAGGACTGTGATTTAGCCGTTATGCAAGGCGCAGTAATGTTTGGTCACCAACCAAATATCATAGCTCACAGAATAGCGAGGTGTACATATGGGTTTaggaagaaaaaaacatttgaccCTGCAATTCATGATCAGAACCACCTTGAAATAGTAAATGGTGAAGCCAAGTGTATTGGTCTATTCGATGCATTTCTTAAGCGTAAGCAACCCATTCAACCAGGCAAAATTTTTAAGACAATGGCTATAAGTCGACCAAGTGAAGGCGGAGAATTCAAGTTGCAtattttcaaaacagaaaaagaaaatccCATGTATACGGATGAAGAAGGGTGTTCCGAATTGGGAGTAATCAAAGTTGAAAAACCAAATCCAACGATTACTGAAAACATAAAAGTACAAGTGGTTTTAGGGGAAACAGAAATACAAGTAAAAATTTCCGGAACTGAACTGGGTAAGAATCACAACGTTACGATTGAAATGatataa